The Nodosilinea sp. PGN35 genome has a window encoding:
- a CDS encoding type II toxin-antitoxin system VapC family toxin, which yields MSEAVYIETSILGYLTARPSRDLVVAANIEITREWWDTRRSKFQLYISQAVVKETSQGDAQIATQRLEIVRDFELLELNQSVLDLAEQFLELSSLPSKADVDAIHIAAATIHGMDYLLTWNCKHIANAQIQKKLAEISFNFGYELPILCTPYELLGD from the coding sequence ATGAGTGAAGCTGTCTACATTGAAACGAGTATCTTAGGCTACCTCACTGCTCGACCCAGCAGGGATCTAGTTGTTGCTGCCAATATTGAGATAACCAGAGAGTGGTGGGATACCCGTCGCAGTAAGTTTCAGCTTTACATATCTCAAGCAGTCGTGAAGGAAACTTCCCAAGGGGATGCTCAAATCGCAACTCAGCGACTCGAAATTGTTCGTGATTTTGAATTGCTCGAACTGAATCAGTCTGTCCTTGATCTAGCAGAGCAATTTCTGGAACTTAGTAGTCTTCCTTCAAAGGCTGATGTTGACGCTATTCATATCGCAGCTGCAACAATTCATGGAATGGATTATCTGCTCACATGGAACTGCAAGCATATAGCTAATGCCCAAATTCAGAAGAAATTGGCAGAGATCAGTTTTAATTTTGGGTATGAATTACCGATTCTTTGTACACCCTATGAACTGCTTGGAGATTAA
- a CDS encoding HEPN domain-containing protein, with the protein MQSALDQFRISIGRVRDLIALHNSVKAQATGALDVSDMLRAALVLAVSALDYYVHEVVTLGMLEIHRGQRSEPIPSANTTQSAFSRFQVSLGGARQDRLTAIDIASWLEADIQQTQGYEFLQQSQTISTLIPTISSSILNRLNNTSWLESEIRERLGYQSFQQADKIADAIRYISDKKLWDEVAIQMAKSAKDVKQQLNSIVDRRNKIAHEADIDPTFNIGSRWYIDEVLVGDAVDFIEVLVESIHQVL; encoded by the coding sequence ATGCAGTCAGCGCTTGACCAATTTCGCATCAGCATTGGTCGTGTCCGAGACCTAATTGCACTTCATAATTCTGTCAAAGCCCAAGCTACAGGCGCACTTGATGTGTCAGATATGTTACGTGCTGCGCTGGTTCTCGCTGTGAGCGCATTGGATTATTATGTGCATGAAGTTGTGACGCTAGGAATGCTGGAAATCCATCGAGGACAACGTTCTGAGCCAATACCTTCAGCGAACACGACTCAGTCAGCGTTTTCACGCTTTCAAGTGTCGTTGGGCGGTGCGCGTCAAGATCGACTGACAGCGATTGATATTGCCTCTTGGCTTGAAGCTGATATTCAACAAACTCAAGGATATGAGTTTCTCCAGCAATCCCAGACGATTTCAACGTTGATCCCCACAATATCAAGCAGCATCCTAAACAGGCTCAACAATACTTCTTGGTTAGAGAGTGAAATCAGGGAGCGTCTGGGATATCAAAGTTTTCAACAAGCAGACAAGATCGCTGATGCAATCAGATACATCTCAGACAAAAAATTGTGGGATGAGGTGGCCATCCAGATGGCTAAATCCGCGAAAGATGTGAAGCAGCAACTGAATTCAATCGTTGATCGAAGAAATAAAATCGCTCATGAAGCCGACATAGACCCAACTTTTAATATTGGAAGCCGATGGTACATTGATGAGGTGCTTGTTGGTGATGCAGTTGATTTCATTGAGGTACTGGTCGAAAGTATTCATCAAGTGCTGTAG
- a CDS encoding cupredoxin domain-containing protein, with translation MKLNHFPLTTLTSLILALSLASGSPAQMNHDDMAPTSTGQFQRIEQPLWSKVAVTGVGLGLIGLELWWFLLSKPKSRQATTTGGVQAVTVTVDGGYDPNYIVVQAGQPVRLNFFRKDPSNCLEEVRFPDFRIAQALPVNQTTPIEFTPTQPGRYEFACGMNMFRGTVEVVAKDGDVVPPVATAKPTTASTILQGR, from the coding sequence ATGAAACTCAACCACTTTCCCCTCACTACACTTACCAGTCTCATCCTCGCGCTTAGCCTCGCCAGCGGCTCCCCGGCCCAAATGAACCACGATGACATGGCCCCTACCTCGACCGGCCAGTTTCAAAGAATTGAACAACCGCTCTGGTCTAAGGTGGCCGTTACTGGGGTTGGGCTAGGGCTGATTGGCCTAGAGCTGTGGTGGTTCTTGCTCAGCAAGCCTAAGTCGCGCCAGGCTACAACCACGGGCGGTGTGCAAGCGGTGACGGTCACCGTCGATGGCGGCTATGACCCCAACTATATCGTGGTGCAAGCGGGGCAGCCGGTGCGGCTCAACTTCTTTCGCAAAGACCCCAGCAACTGCCTTGAAGAAGTACGCTTTCCTGACTTTCGCATTGCCCAGGCGCTGCCGGTGAACCAGACCACGCCCATTGAATTCACCCCCACCCAGCCCGGTCGCTACGAGTTTGCCTGCGGCATGAACATGTTTCGCGGCACTGTGGAGGTAGTGGCCAAAGACGGAGATGTAGTTCCCCCTGTCGCCACAGCCAAACCTACAACCGCCAGTACCATCCTTCAGGGGCGGTAG